A genomic region of Porticoccaceae bacterium LTM1 contains the following coding sequences:
- a CDS encoding MotA/TolQ/ExbB proton channel family protein — protein sequence MNKRILQRGLAAVFAGLISVSAIAASSDEPAKSIDELIQLIKNKKLSETKEQAQREAEFKRERANQQRLLDQAKATLKAEEARSDRLEKQFADNERAITNLQDQYEERLGSLKELFGHLSAAAGDVASTIDRSLVSVQYPNRSKQLADLITKTSGSVKELPSVEEIEAMWLLMYEEMAEAAKVVKFTTSFYDEGEKVEREVVRIGTYGIASEGEYLNYDNGTLSTLPRQPQTKYTSSIESLQNSSSGFNATGIDPSGAQGDTLMTALVDLPTIPEKWHEGGIVGYIISGIGVVAILLALWRYMVLSGLSARVNSQLRDTTQANTNNPLGRVLKVAQENPGMDAESLELKLHEAVLKERPAIESGLNLLKIIAMVAPLLGLLGTVTGMIVTFQQITIFGAGDPKNMAGGISQALVTTVLGLCVAIPTVLLHTFVNGRAQRILHVLEEQSAGIVAENAEGR from the coding sequence ATGAACAAGCGTATTTTACAACGTGGCCTGGCGGCTGTTTTCGCTGGCCTGATTAGTGTTTCAGCGATTGCAGCAAGTAGCGATGAGCCGGCTAAAAGTATTGATGAGCTGATTCAGCTGATCAAAAACAAAAAGCTCAGCGAAACCAAGGAACAGGCTCAACGTGAAGCCGAGTTCAAGCGTGAGCGTGCCAACCAGCAGCGTCTGCTGGATCAGGCAAAAGCTACCCTGAAAGCTGAAGAAGCCCGTTCAGACAGGCTGGAAAAACAGTTTGCCGATAACGAGCGCGCTATCACCAATCTGCAAGACCAGTATGAAGAGCGCCTGGGCTCCCTGAAAGAGCTGTTTGGTCACCTTTCTGCTGCCGCTGGCGACGTTGCATCGACTATTGATCGCTCATTGGTGAGCGTCCAGTACCCGAATCGCAGCAAACAGCTGGCTGATCTGATTACCAAAACTTCAGGTTCAGTAAAAGAGCTGCCTTCTGTAGAAGAGATCGAAGCCATGTGGCTGCTGATGTACGAAGAGATGGCAGAAGCTGCGAAAGTGGTTAAGTTCACTACCAGTTTCTACGATGAAGGTGAAAAAGTAGAGCGCGAAGTGGTTCGTATTGGTACCTACGGCATTGCTTCTGAAGGTGAATACCTCAACTACGATAATGGCACTTTGTCTACTTTGCCGCGTCAGCCGCAAACCAAGTACACCAGCTCCATTGAATCCCTGCAGAACTCTTCAAGTGGCTTCAATGCTACCGGTATTGACCCTTCCGGTGCCCAGGGTGACACCTTGATGACTGCCCTGGTGGACCTGCCGACCATTCCCGAGAAATGGCATGAAGGTGGCATCGTGGGTTACATTATCTCCGGTATCGGTGTGGTAGCTATCCTGCTGGCCCTGTGGCGCTACATGGTTCTTTCTGGCTTGTCTGCCCGTGTGAACAGCCAGTTGCGTGATACTACACAAGCTAACACCAATAACCCGCTGGGTCGCGTCTTGAAGGTAGCCCAGGAAAATCCGGGTATGGATGCTGAGTCACTGGAACTGAAACTCCACGAAGCCGTGCTGAAAGAGCGTCCGGCCATTGAGTCAGGTCTCAACCTGCTGAAGATTATCGCCATGGTTGCACCGCTGCTGGGTCTGTTGGGTACCGTGACCGGTATGATCGTGACCTTCCAGCAAATCACCATCTTTGGTGCTGGTGACCCGAAAAACATGGCTGGTGGTATCTCCCAGGCGCTGGTAACTACTGTACTGGGTCTGTGTGTTGCGATTCCAACTGTACTGCTGCACACCTTCGTTAATGGCCGCGCACAGCGCATCCTCCACGTGTTGGAAGAGCAAAGCGCCGGCATTGTGGCTGAGAACGCCGAGGGCCGTTAA
- a CDS encoding MotA/TolQ/ExbB proton channel family protein, producing MYALMDALEGIGDFINMGGEVLKYCIVPLLLLLWTLIFERVWYFKTSLKGDVQAAIDTWEERAERRSKRAHQVREAIISRVSIKIDENMTLIKTLVALAPLFGLMGTVWGMINVFDIMGITGGGDAKSMASGVFKATIPTMSGMVTAISGVFGYTYLDRVTAREKSLLEDHLTMDH from the coding sequence ATGTACGCATTGATGGATGCCCTTGAAGGCATCGGGGACTTCATTAACATGGGCGGGGAAGTACTTAAGTACTGCATTGTCCCGCTGTTGTTACTGCTCTGGACCCTGATCTTCGAGCGCGTGTGGTACTTCAAGACATCCCTGAAAGGGGATGTCCAGGCCGCCATCGATACATGGGAGGAGCGTGCTGAACGCCGCTCCAAGCGCGCCCATCAGGTGCGTGAAGCCATCATTTCCCGAGTGAGCATAAAGATCGATGAAAATATGACACTGATCAAAACCCTGGTAGCCCTGGCGCCGCTGTTTGGCCTCATGGGTACCGTATGGGGGATGATCAATGTATTCGATATTATGGGAATCACCGGTGGTGGTGACGCCAAGTCGATGGCTAGCGGTGTGTTCAAGGCAACGATTCCTACCATGTCTGGTATGGTGACGGCAATCTCCGGGGTGTTTGGTTACACCTATCTGGACAGGGTTACCGCACGTGAGAAATCGTTGCTGGAAGACCATCTGACCATGGATCACTGA
- a CDS encoding DUF3450 domain-containing protein: protein MKQHRLKVMALATALATGAMGAVTVQAGSVKDVLKEGKEKVASSAASQKRIDKIAEQTDNIAVDFDTVNKQIESTRLYNETLELQIAHQERQMANIRKNIDNVQETQREMPPLTIRMVDAVENYIQLDLPFRLDERRNAVEQLRNDIGRSDMTVAEKFRRVLEVYKYELEYGAVGSLDTYSQEIEIDGVVKQVDILRLGRVALCYQTKDKEHTGVWDQDNRQWVELDAGTYRSAVANAIRIAKKTATRDILTLPVKAPEVAQ from the coding sequence ATGAAACAGCATCGACTGAAAGTGATGGCTCTTGCCACCGCACTGGCGACCGGCGCTATGGGCGCTGTAACCGTGCAGGCTGGCAGTGTCAAAGACGTTCTCAAAGAAGGCAAAGAGAAGGTTGCTTCCTCTGCCGCGTCTCAGAAACGCATCGACAAGATTGCCGAGCAAACCGACAACATTGCGGTGGATTTCGACACTGTTAACAAACAGATTGAAAGCACCCGTCTCTATAACGAGACGCTGGAACTGCAAATTGCTCACCAAGAGCGTCAAATGGCCAACATCCGCAAGAACATCGACAATGTTCAGGAAACCCAGCGCGAAATGCCGCCGCTGACAATCCGCATGGTTGATGCTGTGGAGAACTATATTCAACTGGATCTGCCATTCCGTCTTGACGAGCGTCGTAATGCAGTTGAACAGCTGCGCAATGACATCGGCCGTTCCGATATGACCGTGGCTGAGAAATTCCGCCGTGTGCTTGAAGTTTACAAATATGAGCTTGAATACGGTGCCGTTGGTTCGCTGGATACCTACAGCCAGGAAATCGAGATCGACGGCGTGGTTAAGCAAGTAGATATCCTTCGCCTGGGTCGTGTCGCTCTGTGCTACCAGACCAAGGACAAAGAGCACACTGGTGTCTGGGATCAGGATAACCGTCAATGGGTTGAGCTGGACGCAGGTACTTACCGTAGCGCTGTTGCCAATGCCATTCGTATCGCCAAGAAAACGGCCACTCGTGACATCCTGACTTTGCCGGTTAAAGCTCCGGAGGTAGCACAATAA